A part of Aegilops tauschii subsp. strangulata cultivar AL8/78 chromosome 2, Aet v6.0, whole genome shotgun sequence genomic DNA contains:
- the LOC109754271 gene encoding probable LRR receptor-like serine/threonine-protein kinase At3g47570, producing MNYFEGPIPTGSNELCASATTTLFQFPLCPIVSAVERKNALLLVKVIPPIAIALLSLICFVFTLLKRRQAQEAPCYKETMNKVSYSDIIKATNWLSPVNKISSSRTGSIYIGRFEFDTDLVAIKLFHLQENGARDSFVTECEVLRNTRHRNLVKAVTVCSTVDLENNEFKAIVYDFMANGSLDMWVHPKLHNNSPKRVLSLGQRLRIAMDVALALDYMHNQLTPPLIHCDLKPGNVLLDYDMTARVGDFGSARFLSSTPGSPEDLVGVEGTIGYVAPEYCMGYKVSTGCDVYGFGVLLLEMLTGRRPTDAMFTDGLSLHKLVSSAFPGRLGEVLDPHLSYEQQLACDRVFMRRYMVHLVEVALLCSMESPKDRPGMGEVCARILSIKEAFFELC from the exons ATGAACTACTTTGAAGGGCCGATTCCAACTGGTAGCAATGAGCTTTGTGCAAGTGCAACCACCACCTTATTCCAGTTTCCACTTTGCCCCATAGTGTCAGCTGTTGAGAGGAAGAATGCACTCCTATTGGTGAAAGTAATTCCTCCCATTGCTATTGCCTTGCTCTCCTTAATATGCTTTGTCTTCACTCTTCTGAAGAGAAGGCAAGCACAAGAAGCTCCATGCTACAAGGAGACAATGAACAAGGTTTCATATAGTGACATCATTAAAGCTACCAACTGGCTCTCTCCAGTTAACAAGATCAGCTCAAGTCGCACCGGTTCGATCTACATTGGAAGGTTTGAGTTTGACACGGACTTGGTTGCCATCAAGTTATTCCATCTCCAGGAGAATGGTGCGCGTGACAGCTTTGTTACCGAGTGCGAGGTGTTGCGAAACACCCGCCATCGCAATCTTGTCAAAGCTGTCACCGTATGCTCGACAGTAGACCTAGAGAACAATGAATTCAAAGCTATAGTTTATGACTTCATGGCCAATGGAAGCTTGGACATGTGGGTGCACCCAAAGCTACACAACAATAGCCCCAAGAGAGTACTAAGCTTGGGCCAGAGGTTAAGAATTGCGATGGACGTTGCGCTGGCTCTGGATTATATGCACAACCAGTTAACTCCTCCTCTAATCCACTGTGATTTGAAGCCCGGAAATGTTCTTTTGGACTATGATATGACCGCAAGGGTTGGTGATTTTGGGTCAGCGAGGTTTCTCTCTTCAACTCCTGGTAGTCCAGAAGATTTGGTTGGTGTGGAAGGAACAATTGGATACGTCGCTCCTG AGTATTGTATGGGATACAAAGTCTCAACAGGGTGCGACGTCTACGGTTTCGGGGTCTTGCTTCTGGAAATGCTCACGGGTAGGCGACCAACGGATGCGATGTTCACCGATGGCCTGAGCCTGCACAAGCTTGTGAGCTCAGCGTTTCCAGGTAGACTTGGAGAGGTTTTAGATCCCCATTTGTCCTACGAGCAGCAGCTTGCGTGTGACAGAGTGTTTATGCGGAGATATATGGTACACTTGGTTGAAGTTGCCCTCCTGTGTTCCATGGAATCGCCTAAAGATCGACCGGGAATGGGAGAAGTTTGTGCCAGAATTTTGTCTATCAAAGAGGCATTCTTTGAGCTCTGCTGA
- the LOC109754284 gene encoding uncharacterized protein has translation MAPATTLRSLPPHGILALFTHLLILFSSNTVAQSISNGSEVDRQALLSFKSSISSDPRGVLSSWSTSTSFCSWRGVTCGITLPTRVVSLNLNSRELTGQLSPWIANLTSLEQLDLSENLFSGGIPEELGTLQQLQFMILSTNNLVGTIPRSLGTSRSLKNVDLSSNQLVGPILGFHKRSNLQFLDLSSNNLSGSIPSSLGNVSSLTYICLDTNMLSGSVPETLSLIQNLRMLSLSNNYLSGHVSAKLCNMSSLIYLRLDQNNLTGRVPSCIGNTLQNLKLLSMSGNNFEGLIPSSLANASNLRWIDLGHNLLEGRIPSLGSLSNLTFLNLESNFLQAEGWEFLVPLTNCARLQALHMNGNALNGNIPISVGNLSRSLVRLILGNNQIVGTIPVEIVNLRNLQMLDMGQNLLSGVIPSVIGNLGHLIVLNLSGNKFSGQIPSTIGNLSRLNKLYLHNNELTGNIPATLGNCKQLYMLELYFNSLEGPIPSELFSSTTLIGLDLSNNYLTGSIPLQIGGLLQLLRLDISFNKLSGQVPLTFGECVQLSSLRLRSNMLTGSIPRSFSNLKSIEQIDLSQNSLVGKIPEFFANMDYLQQLYLSMNYFEGPIPTGGIFQNHSAVNLEGNDELCASAATTLYQFPVCTTTSAVGSKKNALLLVKVIPPVAIALISFIYFVVTLLKRRQAETITCYKETMKKISYGDIVKATNWLSPINKISSSRTGSIYIGRFEFDTDLVAIKLFHLEENGVHDSFATECEVLRNTRHRNLVKAVTVCSTVDLENNEFKAIVFDFMANGSLDMWVHPKLHNNSPKRVLSLGQRLRIAMDVALALDYMHNQLTPPLIHCDLKPGNVLLDYDMTARVGDFGSARFLSSTPGSPEDLVGVEGTIGYIAPEYCMGYKVSPGCDVYGFGILLLEMLTGRRPTDAMFTGGLSLHKLVSSAFPGRLREVLDPHLSHEQQRACDRVLMRRYMVPLVEVGLLCSTESPKDRPGMGEVCARILCLKEAFFEFC, from the exons ATGGCACCTGCAACAACTCTCCGCTCTCTTCCTCCACATGGCATCCTCGCTCTCTTCACCCATCTTCTCATATTGTTCTCGTCCAACACCGTCGCACAATCCATCAGCAACGGGTCCGAGGTCGACCGGCAGGCCCTCCTCTCCTTCAAGTCCAGCATCTCCAGTGATCCGCGTGGTGTCCTGTCATCATGGAGCACCTCGACCAGCTTCTGCAGCTGGAGAGGTGTCACCTGCGGTATTACTCTTCCAACTCGTGTGGTCTCGCTGAACTTGAACTCTAGAGAACTTACTGGGCAGTTATCTCCTTGGATAGCTAATCTTACGTCACTAGAACAGTTAGACCTTTCAGAAAATCTCTTCTCTGGAGGCATTCCAGAGGAGTTAGGCACACTTCAGCAGCTACAGTTTATGATCCTTTCAACGAACAACCTTGTAGGTACCATTCCTAGATCATTAGGCACTAGTAGATCTCTTAAAAATGTTGATCTCTCATCAAACCAGCTTGTCGGCCCTATCCTAGGTTTCCATAAGAGGTCAAACCTTCAATTTCTTGATCTTTCAAGTAACAACCTTTCTGGAAGCATACCTTCATCATTGGGAAATGTTTCTTCTCTCACATATATATGTCTTGACACAAACATGTTATCGGGTTCAGTTCCAGAGACTCTGAGCCTTATTCAGAACCTTAGGATGCTCAGTTTAAGTAACAACTACCTGTCGGGCCACGTCTCCGCCAAACTCTGTAACATGTCATCACTCATTTATCTTCGATTAGACCAGAATAATCTTACTGGACGAGTACCATCTTGCATTGGAAACACGTTACAGAACCTTAAATTACTGTCCATGTCGGGTAACAACTTCGAGGGATTAATTCCATCATCGCTAGCAAATGCatcgaatctccgatggattgaTCTTGGACACAACTTATTAGAGGGGCGGATCCCATCTCTAGGATCTTTATCTAACTTAACCTTTCTAAATTTAGAAAGTAACTTCCTACAAGCTGAAGGTTGGGAATTCCTTGTGCCTCTGACAAACTGTGCGCGACTTCAGGCATTGCATATGAATGGAAATGCCCTGAATGGAAATATCCCTATATCAGTTGGAAATCTTTCTAGAAGTTTAGTGCGTTTAATTCTTGGAAACAATCAAATTGTGGGCACAATACCAGTTGAGATTGTTAACCTTCGAAACCTCCAAATGCTTGATATGGGCCAAAACTTGCTTTCCGGTGTTATTCCCTCTGTTATTGGGAATCTAGGCCATCTGATTGTCCTAAACCTATCAGGAAACAAATTTTCTGGCCAGATCCCATCTACAATAGGTAATCTTTCTCGGCTGAACAAGCTTTATCTACACAACAATGAGTTGACTGGGAACATCCCAGCAACTTTAGGAAATTGCAAGCAACTGTATATGCTAGAATTATATTTTAACAGCCTTGAAGGACCAATACCAAGTGAACTCTTCAGTAGCACAACCCTGATCGGTTTGGATTTGTCAAACAACTACCTTACAGGATCAATACCACTACAAATTGGTGGATTGCTTCAACTTCTCCGACTCGATATTTCCTTCAACAAATTGTCTGGTCAAGTTCCACTTACATTTGGCGAATGCGTCCAACTATCTTCTCTCAGATTGAGAAGTAACATGCTTACTGGAAGCATACCTCGATCATTCAGTAACCTGAAGTCCATCGAGCAGATCGATCTTTCCCAGAACTCCCTTGTTGGAAAAATTCCAGAGTTCTTTGCAAACATGGATTATTTGCAGCAACTTTATCTTTCTATGAACTACTTTGAAGGGCCGATTCCAACTGGTGGCATCTTTCAGAATCATAGTGCGGTAAACTTGGAAGGCAATGATGAGCTTTGTGCAAGTGCAGCCACCACCTTATATCAATTCCCAGTTTGCACAACAACATCAGCTGTTGGGAGCAAGAAGAATGCACTCTTATTGGTAAAAGTAATTCCTCCCGTTGCCATTGCCCTGATCTCTTTCATATACTTTGTGGTCACTCTTCTGAAGAGAAGGCAAGCAGAAACAATTACATGCTACAAGGAGACAATGAAGAAGATTTCTTATGGTGACATCGTCAAAGCTACCAACTGGCTCTCTCCGATTAACAAGATCAGCTCAAGTCGCACCGGCTCGATCTACATTGGAAGATTTGAGTTTGACACGGACTTGGTCGCTATCAAGTTATTCCATCTCGAAGAGAATGGTGTGCATGACAGCTTCGCTACCGAGTGCGAGGTGTTGCGAAACACCCGCCATCGCAATCTTGTCAAAGCTGTCACCGTATGCTCGACAGTGGACCTAGAGAACAATGAATTCAAGGCTATAGTTTTCGACTTCATGGCCAACGGAAGCTTGGACATGTGGGTGCACCCGAAGCTACACAACAATAGCCCCAAGAGAGTACTGAGCTTGGGTCAGAGGTTAAGAATAGCGATGGACGTCGCGTTGGCTCTGGATTATATGCACAACCAGTTAACGCCTCCTCTAATCCACTGTGATTTGAAGCCCGGAAATGTTCTTTTGGACTATGATATGACCGCAAGGGTTGGTGATTTTGGGTCAGCGAGGTTTCTCTCTTCTACCCCTGGTAGTCCAGAAGACTTGGTTGGTGTGGAAGGAACAATTGGATATATCGCACCCG AGTACTGTATGGGATACAAAGTTTCACCAGGATGTGATGTTTATGGTTTTGGAATCCTCCTTCTAGAAATGCTTACCGGAAGGCGACCGACGGATGCAATGTTCACCGGTGGCCTGAGCCTGCACAAGCTTGTGAGCTCAGCATTTCCAGGCAGACTCAGAGAGGTTTTAGATCCCCATTTGTCCCACGAGCAGCAGCGTGCATGTGACAGAGTGCTTATGCGGAGATATATGGTACCTCTGGTTGAAGTTGGCCTCCTGTGTTCCACGGAATCGCCTAAAGATCGACCGGGAATGGGAGAAGTTTGTGCCAGAATTTTGTGTCTCAAAGAGGCATTCTTTGAGTTCTGCTGA